From the genome of Streptomyces sp. NBC_01317, one region includes:
- a CDS encoding TetR/AcrR family transcriptional regulator, translating to MATDRLTEVLDATYDCLARYGVRRTTMDDIASTMGVSRSAVYQYVNSKDDAFRRLAERLHTEALVRAGQAAVADAPYAERVRGVLDAKLRLVLRLTGDSPHTAELMDAKARLFGDVCLGFTTELRGLLTELFTEAGSHPGSSLRTATLSPSDAADVCLALVTGLESIPDGARLLPPAADALLAGLLGETPHGRPAGSDGATVSVG from the coding sequence GTGGCCACCGACCGGCTCACCGAGGTCCTCGACGCCACGTACGACTGTCTCGCCCGGTACGGCGTGCGGCGCACCACGATGGACGACATCGCCTCCACCATGGGTGTGTCGCGGTCGGCGGTCTACCAGTACGTGAACAGCAAGGACGACGCGTTCCGCCGGCTCGCCGAACGCCTGCACACCGAGGCGCTCGTACGGGCGGGACAGGCCGCGGTGGCCGACGCCCCGTACGCCGAGCGCGTCCGGGGCGTCCTGGACGCGAAGCTCCGTCTGGTGCTGCGGCTGACCGGCGATTCGCCGCACACGGCGGAGCTGATGGACGCGAAGGCCCGGCTGTTCGGCGACGTATGCCTCGGCTTCACGACGGAACTGCGTGGCCTCCTGACGGAGTTGTTCACCGAGGCGGGCAGCCACCCGGGATCTTCCCTCCGTACGGCGACGCTCAGCCCGTCCGACGCGGCGGACGTCTGCCTCGCCCTGGTGACCGGCCTGGAGTCGATACCGGACGGAGCACGCCTCCTGCCCCCGGCCGCCGACGCCCTGCTGGCCGGGCTCCTCGGCGAAACGCCCCACGGGCGGCCGGCCGGGAGCGACGGCGCTACGGTGTCCGTGGGATGA
- a CDS encoding type 1 glutamine amidotransferase domain-containing protein: MAKILFVLTGADHWTLADGTRHPSGYWAEEAVAPYRAIKGAGHEIVVATPGGVVPTVDKGSLSPGVNGGQEGADEIIRALASMTELQHPVKLAEVDLTDFDAVFYPGGHGPMEDLAVDADSGKLLTATLASGKPLGIVCHGPAALLAAEAVDGASPFAGYRVTGFTNDEERQGGLADRAKWLLQDRLVEIGTDFQEGASWAPHVVVDRNLVTGQNPSSSAPLAAELLKLLG, from the coding sequence ATGGCGAAGATCCTTTTTGTACTGACCGGCGCCGACCACTGGACGCTGGCGGACGGCACGCGGCACCCGAGCGGGTACTGGGCCGAGGAGGCGGTGGCTCCGTACCGGGCGATCAAGGGAGCCGGCCACGAGATCGTGGTCGCCACCCCGGGCGGCGTGGTGCCGACCGTCGACAAGGGGAGCCTCTCCCCCGGCGTCAACGGTGGCCAGGAAGGCGCCGACGAGATCATCCGCGCCCTGGCGTCGATGACCGAGCTCCAGCACCCCGTGAAGCTGGCGGAGGTGGACCTCACCGACTTCGACGCGGTCTTCTACCCGGGCGGTCACGGTCCGATGGAGGATCTGGCCGTCGACGCGGACTCCGGGAAGCTGCTCACCGCGACCCTGGCCTCGGGCAAGCCCCTCGGCATCGTGTGCCACGGCCCGGCGGCGCTGCTGGCGGCGGAGGCCGTGGACGGCGCCTCGCCGTTCGCCGGTTACCGGGTGACCGGTTTCACCAACGACGAGGAGCGGCAGGGCGGGCTCGCCGACCGGGCGAAGTGGCTGCTCCAGGACCGGCTGGTGGAGATCGGTACAGACTTCCAGGAGGGCGCGTCGTGGGCCCCGCACGTGGTGGTCGACCGCAATCTGGTCACCGGGCAGAACCCGTCCTCGTCGGCGCCGCTCGCGGCCGAACTGCTCAAGCTGCTGGGCTGA